Genomic DNA from Candidatus Margulisiibacteriota bacterium:
GGTAGCCATGACCACCTGGTACAAAGCCGGCGCATGGTTTCAGCATCTGCCCATTACCACTGCTACACCTTTATCCAAAGGATCGGGCATGGTGTTCAGCAATTTTCAGCTTTTTATGGGTAATGTTCCCGGCTCCATTGGTGAGACTTCAGCATTTGCTATAATTCTCGGAGCTGCCTGGCTTTTTCACAAAAAGATAATCGACTGGAAAATCCCGGCTACATTTCTGGGAATGATTTTTCTGGTCGCTCTGCTGGCTAAACAAGACCCGTTTTTTCATGTTTTTGCCGGAGGAGCCATGATCGGAGCTTTTTTTATGCTTACCGATTATGTAACTTCACCGATTACCAAAATCGGGAGGATAATTTATGGACTTATGACAGGAATATTGGTAATGACTATACGTTTATGGAGCCATATGCCTGAGGGTGTAGCTTTTTCAATAGTGTTGATGAACGGTTTTGTCCCGCTTTTTGACAAGCTGGGAATTTTTCTGCATATCAGCATTTATGAAAGGTTATTCAGAATAAAAAAATGAAAAAAAAGCAGTCAGACAACAGATTAAAATATCTCGCCGGTTATTTGGCAGTTGTTGCTCTTATCAGCGGAGTTATTTTATTAACCGTTCAATTGTTAACCAGACAGGCCATTATTAACCACTCAATCAGAGAAAAGAACGAATCTTTAAGCCTGGTCATGCCTAAAGCAGTTTCTTTTGATCGCTTTGACCTGAACCTGCCATTGGAAAAGCAAACTATTTTTAAGGGTCTGGACCAGAAAAAGGAAACTATAGGCTACGTTTTTGTAGTTTCCGGAAAAGGTTATAGCAGTGTTATAGAAATGCTGGTCGGGATTACAGAAAAGAAAATAACCGGAGTTACCGTACTTTCTCAGGGAGAGACGCCAGGGCTGGGTACGGTTGCTGTTGATAAAAAACCGCTTCCGGGTAGAAGTTTTTCTTTTTTGGCCCAGTTTCAGAACAAAAGTATTCTGGATTCTTTTAAGGCCAAAGAAGATGTGATCGCCATTACCGGAGCCACGATTACTTCTCAAGCTATTTCCGATGCTATCAAACAGGCAGTCAAGATTTATAATAAAATTACATATAAACCTCCAACTGCTGAAGAAATAGCCAGCACGAACAAAGTGTCGGCAGAGGATAGTCCTTTGTTGAAAGCATTGTCAGCGAACGCTGGCGAAGAACTGGATCAAATAATTCAAAGCGGGAATGAGACACAGCAGTGAGCCATACCTCTTTAAAGATTACCGTTGCTGGTATTAGGGGGAAAATCGGAGAGTCCCTGGTTCCGGCAGTTGCCCTGGATTTCGCGGAAATTTTTGGAACTTTGAATAATGGGGGTAAAATTATTCTGGGCACAGATACCCGCCTCAGCACTACTCTGATCAAGTCCGCGGTAATTTCCGGACTTGTAGCGACCGGGTGTGAGATTATAGATATCGGTGTGGTTTCTACTCCCACAACACAGCTCATGGTTAGGCATCTAAAGGCAGCAGGAGGCATTATGATTACAGCTTCACATAATCCAATTATGTGGAACGGTCTCAAATTTATTTCCGGCAAGGGTATTTTTTGGGACGAAAATGAAATGCACAGACTCTTTGATTTTTACCATAAATGGCAAAATGTGAAGAAAAAAGCTGAAACTGTGGAAGACTTGGTCCGCAATGTACATATCAAATATAAAGATATTCAAAACCTGGGAAAAGTAGAAACTTTTCCGGAAGCTGTGAATTTGCATATAGATGAGGTTCTCAAGCAGGTGGATGTTAAATTGATAAAAAAAGCCAAACTGAAAGTGGTTGCAGACTGCTGCAACGGGGCGGGCGCTGTGATGAATCCCTATTTATTTAAAAAGCTCGGTGTAGAGGCAAGCTATATTTTCGATACCCCTGACGGAAGGTTTGAACGCGAACCGGAACCTCTGCCGGAAAACCTGACTGCCTTGAGAAAAGCTGTTATAAAAAATAAAGCAGACATAGGATTCGCGCAGGATGCTGATGCTGACCGTCTGGCAATAGTAAACGAAGATGGCAATCCCATCGGCGAGGACTACACGTTGGTGCTGGTATTAAAATATTTACTTTCCAGACATCCGAATCCAAAAGGCAAGGTGGTAGCTACCAATCTTTCTACAACCAGAGCATTTGACGATGTGGCCAATGAATACAAAGCAAAGATTATTCATACCAAGATCGGGGAAGTTAATGTTTCCAAAGCTCTTATGGACAATGATTCCATATTGGGAGGAGAAGGGAATGGCGGGGTTATTATTCCTTCCATCGGATATGGACGTGATTCTTTTGCCGGTATGGCCTTTGTACTGGAGTATATGGCCAAACGTAATCTGAAAATTTCCGAACTGGTAAAGGAAATTCCTGTTTACAAGTTTGTAAAAAAGAAAAAAGAAGTATCCTCAGCGCAGGACATTGCTAAAATTTTAACCAAAACCAGACAATTATACAGAAACGAAATAATAGACGATACAGATGGTATAAAGGTTATATTAAAAGACTCCTGGCTGCATGTACGGGGCTCTAACACCGAACCCATTGTGCGCTATTTTGCTGAAGCTAAAACGCTGGCAAAAGCCAAAGAGCTAATTGATAACGTGTTTTAGGGACGCTTCATTGGACAAAAAAAGCCTTCGTGAATTAATTTCAAATAAACGGGCCAATCTTTCTCAGGATGAAATTTTACGAAAAAGCAGCGAAGTGCATAAGCATTTATTTAAAGTACTAAAAAGAGTTGATTATCAAACAATAATGCTGTACTGCTCTGTAAAAAATGAGGTTGATACAGGACCTCTGTTACAGCATTACTGGCAGGGAGGTAAAACAGTGCTTTTGCCTGCACTCCAGGACAGGGAAATGATAGTTGTTTCTTGTTCGTCTGCTGAACCTCTCATTCCTGGACCTTATGGAATAAGACAGCCTGTTTGTAAGGCAAACAATCGGCACAACCAGCCCATAGATGTAATAATTATTCCCTGTGTAGCCTGTGACAAGCAAAAGAATCGGCTTGGTTTTGGCAAGGGCTACTACGACAGGTTTTTACAGGATCAGTCTGCTTTAAAAATAGGACTTTGTTACGACTTCCAGTTATTTGAGAAGATTCCGGCTGACAAGCATGATATCCGGTTGGATTTTGTGATTACAGATAAAGAAGTCATTCCCTGAGGGTTTTGAGAGAGGCCTAAATACAGGTCATTGAGCCATCTTAATCTTTACGAAAAAAATAACCATTTGCAAAATGTTCACGAATTTTATATACTTAATAGTACTTGTTCAAATGAGGAGGGACGTATGGCCTTACGCATTGATGAAGAAAAATGTATAGGTTGCGGCGTATGCTGCTCAATGTTGGAAACCGTATTTGAAATGAATGACGATAAGGGGATCGCCATAGTCAAAGACCCTAACGGAGCATCTAAGGAGCAAATACAGGAAGCCATTGACGCATGCCCTGTTGAAGCTATATCTATATAGCCTTTTACCTTTACGTCTTAGGATAAATTGTTTAATATGGATATAAATCCCTTTGAATTTCAATGGGTAAAAAATTGTGTCTAAAAAACAGGTGAATATACATGGAATTTGAACCGACAGACGGATTTGATTTTATACAGAATGAGACTGAAAACCTCTATTCTACAAATTATTTAACTCCGGACGACATACTGGAAATTATAGCTGAGCCTGAAAACAATCTGGATCAGATTGAAACACTCTTAGACCAGGGTGTGGATATTGTTAAGGAAGTTCCTGAGGTTCAGGAAGAACCCGTTGCGGCGGTTGTTGATGTAGCTGAGCCTGCTGAGGACAAAGAAGCCAAGACTTCCGATGTGGTAAAAATGTACCTTAAGGAAATTGGGAAAGTAGACTTGCTTACCCTGGCTAAAGAACAGGACCTGGCTAAAAGAGTCAGTCAGGGTGAAAACCTGGCCAAACAGCATCTTATTGATGCCAATCTTCGTTTGGTTGTGAGTATTGCCAAAAAATATATAGGACGAGGCATGGCCTTTCTGGATTTGATACAGGAGGGCAATATCGGACTTATTCGCGCCGCGGAAAAGTTTGACTACCGCAAAGGCTACAAATTTTCCACCTATGCTACATGGTGGATAAGACAGGCCATTACACGAGCCATTTCCGACCAGTCTCGCACTATAAGAATTCCTGTGCATCTGGGAGAAACCATGAGCAAGCTGCGCAAAGCCAGCCGGGTGCTGATGCAGGATAAGGGACGTAAGCCTACGGAAGAAGAAATCGCAGCTTTTATGGATATGCCCGTAGAAAAAATCAGGGAAATTTTTCGTTCTTCTCTGACACCCATATCCCTGGAAACACCTATCGGAGACGAAGCTGACAGTTCCAAACTGGGCGACTTTGTTAAAGATGAAAAAACAGAGTCTCCGGAAAGCAATTTATTTAGGACACTGTTACGTAAAGATTTGGATGAAATCATGTCCGAGCTCTCGGAACGGGAAAGAATGGTTATAAAATTACGCTTCGGACTGGTTGATGATCGTCCCAGGACACTGGAAGAAGTAGGAAAGGTATATGATGTAACAAGGGAAAGGATACGTCAAATAGAGGCTAAGGCTTTAAAGAAATTAAGACATCCTTCACGCTTGAAAAAACTAAAAGGTTATTTAAACGAGGTTTAATTTGAAAGTTAAACTCAATCTGACACCCAAAGAAAAGCAGATCTTCCTAAAAGAGTTAACTCAGCATATAAATGATATAGAAAATTGTCTGGTAAATCTGGAACAGCAGCATGATACTGTTGCCAATATCGAGCAGTTATTCAGAAGTTTTCATACAATCAAAGGTAATGCCGGCATTGCTGAATATGAAATTTTAAAAAAACTGGCGCATGAAATAGAAAATACCCTCCAGAAATTCCGTAGCAGCAATCAGCCTATACCGGACAATATCGCCGATTTGCTTTTCAAGTCAGTGGATATTATTAAATCGCTTCGTGTTCATGCAGAAAATCCGAAAGATGATATTGATGAGGCTTCAGTTATAGCTTTAATGGAAGAATTCAAGCTGGTAACCGCTGTTAAGGAGCAACCTAAAGAGACAACCGTAACCAGCATGGCTACGCAATTTGATAATAAAAGTACCTCTGTATATGAAGTGCATTTATCTACTGAGGAAATTATGCCCGCCGTACGTTTATTTCAGGTATTGAATGTTTTAACACAAGCCGCTGTCCCTTATGTTTCCAATCCTACCCTGGCCGATATACAGGCGGCTAAAGTGCTTAATCCTTTAAGTATTTATATTGATCAGGCAAATATGGCGTTTTTTACCAAAGAGCTTATTGATCAGATACTATCTGTAGATGGCGTTGTGGCTGTAAAAAAGATTATGCCTGTAAAGACTTATCCCAAGCAGGATAAAGACTCAGTTGCCAATTTGGCCCAGAATACACAGGAGGAACTACAGGACATCCAGATAAATATTAAAAAGCTGGATT
This window encodes:
- a CDS encoding RnfABCDGE type electron transport complex subunit D, with amino-acid sequence MNVIVTPAPHIRSEQSVQNVMLNVLIALIPTTLAGVFFFGPPALAVIITSVLSALAVEAFINWIKKEPLTITDGSAAVTGLLLALVLPPVLPIWMVIIGNIVAIGITKHFFGGLGHNIFNPALAARLFLAVSYPVAMTTWYKAGAWFQHLPITTATPLSKGSGMVFSNFQLFMGNVPGSIGETSAFAIILGAAWLFHKKIIDWKIPATFLGMIFLVALLAKQDPFFHVFAGGAMIGAFFMLTDYVTSPITKIGRIIYGLMTGILVMTIRLWSHMPEGVAFSIVLMNGFVPLFDKLGIFLHISIYERLFRIKK
- a CDS encoding FMN-binding protein; this encodes MKKKQSDNRLKYLAGYLAVVALISGVILLTVQLLTRQAIINHSIREKNESLSLVMPKAVSFDRFDLNLPLEKQTIFKGLDQKKETIGYVFVVSGKGYSSVIEMLVGITEKKITGVTVLSQGETPGLGTVAVDKKPLPGRSFSFLAQFQNKSILDSFKAKEDVIAITGATITSQAISDAIKQAVKIYNKITYKPPTAEEIASTNKVSAEDSPLLKALSANAGEELDQIIQSGNETQQ
- a CDS encoding phosphoglucosamine mutase; its protein translation is MSHTSLKITVAGIRGKIGESLVPAVALDFAEIFGTLNNGGKIILGTDTRLSTTLIKSAVISGLVATGCEIIDIGVVSTPTTQLMVRHLKAAGGIMITASHNPIMWNGLKFISGKGIFWDENEMHRLFDFYHKWQNVKKKAETVEDLVRNVHIKYKDIQNLGKVETFPEAVNLHIDEVLKQVDVKLIKKAKLKVVADCCNGAGAVMNPYLFKKLGVEASYIFDTPDGRFEREPEPLPENLTALRKAVIKNKADIGFAQDADADRLAIVNEDGNPIGEDYTLVLVLKYLLSRHPNPKGKVVATNLSTTRAFDDVANEYKAKIIHTKIGEVNVSKALMDNDSILGGEGNGGVIIPSIGYGRDSFAGMAFVLEYMAKRNLKISELVKEIPVYKFVKKKKEVSSAQDIAKILTKTRQLYRNEIIDDTDGIKVILKDSWLHVRGSNTEPIVRYFAEAKTLAKAKELIDNVF
- a CDS encoding 5-formyltetrahydrofolate cyclo-ligase, which gives rise to MDKKSLRELISNKRANLSQDEILRKSSEVHKHLFKVLKRVDYQTIMLYCSVKNEVDTGPLLQHYWQGGKTVLLPALQDREMIVVSCSSAEPLIPGPYGIRQPVCKANNRHNQPIDVIIIPCVACDKQKNRLGFGKGYYDRFLQDQSALKIGLCYDFQLFEKIPADKHDIRLDFVITDKEVIP
- a CDS encoding ferredoxin; amino-acid sequence: MALRIDEEKCIGCGVCCSMLETVFEMNDDKGIAIVKDPNGASKEQIQEAIDACPVEAISI
- the rpoD gene encoding RNA polymerase sigma factor RpoD, encoding MEFEPTDGFDFIQNETENLYSTNYLTPDDILEIIAEPENNLDQIETLLDQGVDIVKEVPEVQEEPVAAVVDVAEPAEDKEAKTSDVVKMYLKEIGKVDLLTLAKEQDLAKRVSQGENLAKQHLIDANLRLVVSIAKKYIGRGMAFLDLIQEGNIGLIRAAEKFDYRKGYKFSTYATWWIRQAITRAISDQSRTIRIPVHLGETMSKLRKASRVLMQDKGRKPTEEEIAAFMDMPVEKIREIFRSSLTPISLETPIGDEADSSKLGDFVKDEKTESPESNLFRTLLRKDLDEIMSELSERERMVIKLRFGLVDDRPRTLEEVGKVYDVTRERIRQIEAKALKKLRHPSRLKKLKGYLNEV